In Penaeus vannamei isolate JL-2024 chromosome 40, ASM4276789v1, whole genome shotgun sequence, the genomic stretch tatttatttctttatttattttttctaatctgatcagttttgcttttgttattgttatgattattttaatttttggttatagtcatcatcattatcattagtagtagtaatatcaatattacttattatttcgGCGTGGCTTTGTTCCAGCATTACCCTCTCCGTCGCACAATGATATCACAAAGCAGATAAGTAAtaagaattaaagttaaaatcatccttaagaattacgttaaaatgaataaaaagacaaagtaaaacaataaaatgaaagctTGCTTTAAAAGTATGTACATGTTTAAAATCCAAGAAAACAATGCAgcgtggaaaaatatatatatacattaaaccaAAAAACAAGATCACATCCAGCTCCTATATGCGTGGTAAAGCAACCTCAGACTTAACTTTGCTTTCCTTTGTGGTTTCCAGGGGGTGTGGCCGGTTTCACTCAGAAAAAGGGTGGAAAATGAACACCATGTCTCTGCAGCGGTCTCTCCCGAACTGTTTATTTTTCGTGGCAcccgagaggtggggggggggtgattgtgacGTCActatatacattttcacacaaGTAAAGAATGGAAAATATAAACCTACCCAAGTGAATAAATTTAGATTATTTTGTTAAgacggggaaaaaaaataataggcaTGAGTAAAATAGTACCAAAAATAACGTTGATAAAAGTGTATGACCTaatcattaaaatatttataCGATTTATTAAACATTGAAAGGAATAAGGAAACTGATAGATAATTAAAAGTAGCCATGGCGACAAAGAATCGCActggaaaagtaaaaagtaaccAAACGAATATAAAGTGAGAGCCAAAGAAAATGTACCAAAACgggcaaactaaaacaaacaagtaataagaaacaagataaaaacactaaaatacaagaataaaaggGTGAAAAACGGCAGGTGGGAAAAGGGCATGTCGACCGAGGTACACCTAACACGAGCAGGGGAGCGCGCGGGCGAGGATGCTCGCTATCGCGAGAGGTAAAGATGCCTGGTGGCACTTAGCCACACTACATTAGTATTTTtgaactatcattactatcagtattactattactattattatcaatattattattatgctcatgattattgttattatcattatcataacttgcatttgttttcattgttattatcacagttatcataatgatcattgtcatgatcattatcttttttactattattgttattattatcattatcattgaaattattgttatcatttctactgTTATGACCAtaattgttatgactattattatccccatttttattaacattatcattattattatcctcattataaatcTGGGGGGGCAAAGACAGCCTTTGTAGGTGCCGGTCCCGAGCCCGGATAATTACAGAAGGTTGGTGTCAAGAAGGGCATCCCACTGTAAAAACCCATGCCAGACCcagtatggaatgagccgtaataggaaagTAGATAATGCTAGGGCGTACTCCGTAAACGACCCACAGACACATCGCCCTATCTCTGTGACTGGACGAGGGCTACTGCATCATGAGCGGGTGCAACTAAAGGAGTTAGTTCAGAATGGAGTTAGAGTGGGCCAATTTAACATTGGGTCTatgacggggagaggaggggagttggCAGACCtcatgagaaagaagaaaaaaatgttttgtgtgtgcagGAACCTCGATGGAAGGGGGATAAGGCAAAAGATCTGGGGAATGGATAAGAGTTACTGTATAGTGGAGAAAATGCTCAAGTTAGGAATGGAGTTGGTATAGTTCTGTCTGGGGAATTGAAGAATACAGTGACGGACGTTTGCAAAAAGAATGGCCGGATTATGTTAAAATATGTTGTGGAGGAGACAGTGAATATCATCAGTGCTTATGCAACACAAGGTGGTTGCATAGAGGAAAAATGGCACTTTTTGAAGTGAAATGGATAGGGTAATGCAAGAGCTGGAAGAACATGAGGGTTACAATGGGGGCAGATTTGAATGGTCATGTTGGGAGTGGAAATAATGTACTTGGGTGAGTGCATGGAGGACATGGAATTGGGGAGAGAAAACCAGAGGGAGAGAGCATAATAGACTTAACATGCTATTTGACATGGCAATAGTGAAcacattttgaaaaagaaaagagagcacCTGATAACTTACAAGATTGGTGGTAGATGTTCACAGATAGATTACTTCCTCTACAAAAGATCAAGGCTGTTGGAATCATGTGGCCCCCAACACAGGCTTGTGTGTATGGGCCTGaagttgaaaagagaaagaaaaaataaaatgaaagttgTGAGGAAAATCAGATGATATAGAACATTTAAGGagggtaagaagaggagagagcttAAGAAGGTGTTAGAGGAGATTGATTTTATGAATTGAGGATGTGCGAAATGGTGGAGGGAAAATACATCAGTAATTAGAAGACTTGAAAAAGAATATAGCAAaggttgtgagggagaaggaggaaaaaaagagatgggaaCACTCACATTTAGCATAGGACATAGAAAGAcccagagagaaaaacaaggaggTAAAAAGGATAGTAGCTTAAGCTAAAGCAAGGTCATATGAGGGGATTTATGACGAATTAGAAACTAAGAAAGGGTTGAATAAGGTGATAAAACTGGCAAAGACAAGAAACAAGAGTAAtaagtatataacatatattaagcAAATTGAAAATTTAAATGGTACAGTACCTATGAAAGAAGAATACATACTGAAAAGGTCAAAGGGATATATTGAAAAGCTGTTAATGAAATCAAAGATTGTTTAGATGGTCTAGTAAACATATGAAGATGAAGAATGGAAAGGCAACAGGACCTGACTTAATCCCAATGGAAGTTCGGAAAGccataggaagagaaggggtagaCATCCTTTAAGATCTAATGGGATGATTTTAGTACAAATAAGATAACGGAAGAGAGGCGTGGGAGTATATTGGTTTCTATTTTCAAAGGTAAAGGTGATGCCCAAGAATGTAGTAATTATAGAGGCATTAAACTTATGTCCCACACCTTGAAAATATTGGAAAGAATTATAGATGGCAGACTAAGAGAAGAAGTGGATATTGGGAAAGAACAGCTAGGATTTATGGAAGGAAGCGGAACATTTGATGGAATATTTTGtctgaaaggaagaggaacatcTGTTGAAATATTTTGTCTTAGGTAGGTGATGAGAAAAATCAGAGAAAGGCAAATGCATCTACATAAGGTATTCATAGACCTTGGAAAGGCCTATGATAGAGTATCAAGACAAGAAATTTGTGAAGCCTGAAGCAGCGTTGGAGAGACGGATGGCTTTGAGGTACAAGTGGGACAACATCAGGGATCGGCACTTAGCCCGATTATCTTCAACATCCTGGTAGATGTGATGACCAGAAATGTTAGAGAGACAGTGCCATGGAGCATATTGTATGCTGAtgatattgtattgtattgtatgaaaaaataaaagaagcacaatcatacacacacgcaaatcatcCTATATtagtttgtataagtgtgtgtgtgtgtgtgtgtgtgtgtgtgtgtgtgtgtgtgtgtgtgtgtgtgtgtgtgtatgtatgtatgtatgtgtctgtgtgtgtgtggggggggggtgagagagagagagagtgtagcaATGTGTACAAACGTTCATATGTATTTGATACTACGGTTATGTTCAATACACATTAATACTGGCTATACATCTAcgtattatcatttatctatacattaGTAGTTTCATCGTTGCTATGCCACTCCTCATCCCGTCAACAAAAGGACCCTAAAAAAAACTGAAGGAAACTTCTTAACTCTACACGAAAGCacaaagacaaaacgaaaacTAGAAAATACAAacccaactaaaaaaaaaagaaaaaagaatcacacAAAATCCTCGCGACAAAGAATTTCCCGGCAATCGCGAGAGCGGCGAGAAGGCGACAGAGAGACGAGCAATGTCGATCCATCACCCTAATCAGCTGATGCCTGCTCGATCAGCTGGAAGGGAGTACTCGCCGCAGATGGCACCCTGGATCAAACGGGATTCGGCTTTCATCGGGGTATCGGAGGGAGGCGGCTGCCACGGAGACACGGGTAGAGATTGgcagatacacaggcagacacgcacgcgacgagagagagagagagagagagagagagagagagagagagagagagagagagagagagagagagagagagagagagagagagagagagagagagagagagagagagagagagagagatagagagagaaagagggggaaaaaacaaatgcaaagaaaaccaaagattataagaaaaaaaagaaaagaaaaagaaagggagaaagaaagagagagacacacagagaaaggaggagagaaagactgaaCTACCGAACCAGCtggagagaaaaggagcgagCGAGTTCTTTCAGCCACTTCCAGCAGGGTACGTCACCAAGTCAGACTCAAAGTGATTTTTAAAATTGTCCTTCAGgtagaatggaagaaggggagggtgggtaaggtggagggaggaggaggaagaaggaaaagctaaggggaggcggggggggggggggggagataaggtgATGGTGAGGTAGTCGTGAAATCGGATAAACGGAAAGACTCGTAgataggaatggaaggaaagagaaaaggaaagaagggataatAAATGGCAAATATTTGTCTTTCACAAAATATACAATtttgtgaaacacacacacacacacacacacacacacacacacacacacacacacacacacacacacacacacacacacacacacacacacacacacacacgcccacacacacacaccgcaaacagaaagagatacgTAAAGACAAACCAAACCAGATACAtcaaaaatatatgcatttacaaacacacccaaaccgTACCACTCACAGTTGTGCAACGCGGGACACAAAAGGAAGTGTAAATAATTCGCGATTCAATATCGGTTCCGGAAGGCTCCCCCCcgccatacccccctcccccctccccacaaaacccctaccaaaaaaaagagaaaaaaaattggggtCAAAGtgttaacaaaaaaagaaagaaaaagaagaagaaaagaaaagaaagaaaaaagaagagaaaagaaaagaaaaaaagaaaaaaagaaagaaaaagaaaaaggaaaaaagacagaaaagaaaaagaaaagaatgaaaaagaaaaaaacaaacaaagaaagggagaaagaaaggataaaaaggaaagaaaagcaaaataaaagaaaaagaaagaaaaaaaagaaaagaaaaacaaaaaaaaaagaaaagaaagaaaaaaaaagaaaaaaagaaaagaaaaagaaagaaagaaaaaaaaagaaaaaaaaaagaaaagaaaagaaaagaaaagaa encodes the following:
- the LOC138860231 gene encoding uncharacterized protein is translated as MRVTMGADLNGHVGSGNNVLGTNKITEERRGSILVSIFKGKGDAQECSNYRGIKLMSHTLKILERIIDGRLREEVDIGKEQLGFMEGSGTFDGIFCLKGRGTSVEIFCLRPMIEYQDKKFVKPEAALERRMALRYKWDNIRDRHLARLSSTSW